From the Syngnathoides biaculeatus isolate LvHL_M chromosome 10, ASM1980259v1, whole genome shotgun sequence genome, one window contains:
- the inavab gene encoding innate immunity activator b: MEGNGEISDTDSGIILHSGSDSPTSHTKDVNTHTRAMKLKHQALQDRLELCLLELKKLCIREAELTGQLSGDYPLLPGEKPPKIRRRIGAAFKLDEQSIPRGVEESALNLVDAELALQFKIYEAARKLCEENHLSKAVRKSRLQQYKREEKKLKHLQETAFQLRLEHGRSSPLPAFNIPQQDLIASDDSSLSDSVVPDEDVPRETSQPPSVLPYSGEMDSPQPPPVSSKSYTDSSYRSPSVGPQNLLLTPSSSPHPSLDFSTSFNSSPVYDPPPIQHSPWSETSLDQPYQKSKKSRSSSKESPSKNEFLPPLDACLPLSALPQQLSHMKLSRTQSSSTPSTSEMHVHRQLSLRISNPESSIGPNKDRGRARAPRRRLTDLNQTPSDISPLLFSCVNHAGSEDSNSEHSFASYSSSPSQELPCDLPKHYQAASPLSAPFGSYGPQGSPNPGFYHGPRHQSNQSVHKAYCNDEVVYPPYVDMPWSYYTRQSPCPPSRYEYRYKEAPVPLQRAPKHLAPDSRHSPTSAQWDRPQYHSNCPPRQVVNEQLKSWHRRSQLKGPRSRSLDRQGAVRVKNMAALEAIRYQNQKYQEQVIQRRALQLSTNDSQEHWPVDNGTHYMSQV, encoded by the exons ATGGAAGGCAACGGCGAGATCAGCGATACTGATAGCGGGATCATTCTTCACTCTG GCTCAGACAGCCCGACGTCGCATACAAAAGATGTGAATACGCACACGAGAGCCATGAAGCTCAAGCACCAGGCGCTCCAAGACCGACTTGAGCTGTGCCTCCTGGAGCTGAAGAAACTCTGCATTCGTGAAGCG GAGCTAACAGGCCAACTCTCAGGAGATTATCCTCTGCTGCCAGGCGAGAAGCCTCCAAAGATCCGGAGACGCATTGGAGCCGCTTTCAAGCTTGATGAGCAAAGCATCCCGCGGGGAGTGGAG GAGTCGGCCCTAAATCTTGTGGATGCCGAGTTGGCTCTTCAGTTTAAGATCTATGAGGCAGCACGTAAGCTTTGCGAGGAAAACCACCTGAGTAAGGCTGTTAGGAAGAGTCGGTTGCAGCAGTATAAGCGAGAGGAGAAGAAACTCAAACATTTACAAGAgactgctttccagctgcggctGGAGCACGGCCGATCGTCACCTCTTCCTGCCTTTAATATCCCACAACAAG ATCTCATTGCGTCTGATGACAGCTCTTTATCTGATTCAGTGGTTCCAGATGAAG ACGTGCCGAGGGAGACTTCACAGCCACCCTCAGTGCTCCCATATTCAGGAGAGATGGACTCTCCACAGCCACCCCCTGTGTCTTCAAAGTCCTACACAGACAGTTCCTATCGGTCACCATCTGTGGGGCCTCAGAACCTGCTTTTGACACCAAGCTCATCGCCTCATCCTAGCCTTGATTTTTCCACGAGTTTTAACTCAAGCCCCGTATATGACCCGCCTCctatccagcactccccgtggtcGGAGACAAGCCTCGACCAGCCATACCAGAAGAGCAAGAAGTCACGTTCCTCCTCCAAAGAAAG TCCATCCAAGAACGAGTTCCTACCACCGCTGGATGCTTGCTTGCCACTTTCTGCTCTGCCGCAACAGCTCTCCCATATGAAACTGAGCCGTACACAGTCCAGCAGCACGCCATCCACGTCAGAGATGCACGTGCACAGGCAGCTCTCTCTCAG GATATCTAATCCAGAATCTTCAATCGGACCAAACAAGGACCGTGGTCGCGCCAGGGCTCCAAGGAGGCGACTGACAGATCTCAACCAAACGCCGTCAGACATTTCTCCTCTCTTGTTTAGTTGTGTAAACCATGCGGGGTCTGAGGATAGCAACTCTGAGCACTCGTTTGCATCCTACAGCAGCTCCCCCAGTCAAGAGCTGCCTTGTGATCTGCCTAAACACTATCAGGCGGCCTCCCCCCTCTCTGCTCCTTTTGGTAGCTACGGACCTCAAGGCTCCCCAAATCCTGGATTTTACCACGGTCCCAGACACCAGTCCAACCAAAGTGTCCACAAAGCCTATTGCAATGACGAAGTGGTTTACCCTCCATATGTAGACATGCCGTGGAGCTATTACACCCGTCAGTCTCCCTGCCCCCCCAGCAGATATGAGTACCGCTACAAAGAAGCTCCTGTGCCCCTGCAGAGAGCTCCAAAGCATTTGGCTCCCGATAGCAGACACTCCCCAACCTCAGCACAATGGGATCGTCCACAGTACCATTCCAACTGCCCCCCACGGCAAGTGGTGAACGAACAGTTGAAATCGTGGCACCGGCGCAGTCAGCTCAAAGGACCCAGATCACGTTCACTTGACAGACAGGGAGCAGTAAGGGTAAAAAACATGGCGGCTCTGGAGGCCATCCGATACCAAAATCAGAAGTACCAGGAGCAG GTCATCCAAAGAAGAGCCCTTCAACTGTCCACAAATGACTCTCAAGAACATTGGCCTGTAGACAATGGCACTCACTATATGAGTCAAGTGTGA